One genomic region from Gossypium hirsutum isolate 1008001.06 chromosome D13, Gossypium_hirsutum_v2.1, whole genome shotgun sequence encodes:
- the LOC107920800 gene encoding GDSL esterase/lipase At4g26790, which translates to MACKLVILFFFVNLLMQIPKVRATVPAIIVFGDSTVDPGNNNQVSTVLKSNFEPYGRDYYGGQPTGRFSNGRIATDFISEALRIKPAIPAYLDPKYDIEDFATGVSFASAGTGYDNATSDVLSVIPFWKELEYYKEYQNKLRKHLGKDEANQRFSESLHLISIGTNDFLENYYIFPTRSSEYSVDEYQSFLIGIASNFIRELYKLGARKVVIGGLPPMGCLPLERTTNMFFGSDCIDEYNDVAKDFNKKLQGTVTELKQELGGIHLVMSSPYDKLMEMIRNPSHFGFEDAETACCGTGFFEMSYLCDNMNPFTCSDANKYVFWDAFHPTEKTNAILADYVVKTTLAEFQ; encoded by the exons ATGGCATGTAAGCTTGTTATACTGTTCTTCTTTGTTAATCTCCTAATGCAAATACCAAAAGTAAGGGCAACAGTTCCTGCAATTATCGTTTTCGGAGATTCTACGGTGGATCCAGGGAACAACAACCAAGTATCTACAGTTCTAAAGAGCAACTTCGAGCCATATGGCAGGGATTACTATGGTGGTCAGCCAACAGGACGTTTTTCTAATGGAAGGATTGCAACAGACTTCATTTCTGAAGCCCTCAGGATCAAGCCAGCCATACCTGCATATCTGGACCCGAAGTATGACATAGAAGATTTCGCTACCGGAGTTTCCTTTGCTTCAGCCGGGACTGGTTATGACAATGCTACTTCTGATGTGCTA TCTGTCATACCATTTTGGAAGGAACTGGAGTACTACAAAGAATATCAGAACAAGCTAAGAAAACATCTAGGCAAAGATGAAGCTAATCAACGTTTTTCTGAATCATTGCACCTAATAAGCATAGGAACCAATGACTTTTTAGAGAACTACTACATTTTTCCTACCAGATCTTCGGAGTATTCAGTTGACGAGTATCAGAGCTTTCTGATAGGAATTGCCAGCAATTTCATCAGAGAGCTTTACAAGCTCGGAGCTCGGAAGGTAGTCATTGGCGGCCTTCCTCCAATGGGATGCTTACCATTGGAAAGAACAACAAATATGTTCTTTGGAAGTGACTGTATCGACGAGTATAATGATGTGGCTAAAGATTTCAACAAGAAGTTACAGGGTACAGTCACAGAGTTGAAACAGGAGCTTGGTGGAATCCATCTGGTTATGTCAAGCCCCTACGATAAGCTCATGGAAATGATTCGGAATCCAAGTCACTTTG GATTTGAAGATGCAGAAACAGCATGCTGTGGGACTGGATTCTTCGAGATGAGTTACCTGTGTGATAACATGAACCCATTTACATGTTCAGATGCCAATAAGTATGTATTCTGGGATGCCTTTCACCCGACAGAGAAAACAAATGCCATTTTGGCTGATTATGTGGTCAAAACTACCCTAGCCGAGTTCCAATAA
- the LOC107920801 gene encoding upstream activation factor subunit UAF30, whose translation MLPQRLKKTITDNPKKLANLIDLANLPSPVREFVGQSQISRLGCFFRVWSYIKENNLQDPNNKNLVNCDEKLRSILLGKPQVELAELPALIKLHFPKVPK comes from the exons ATGCTGCCACAGAGACTGAAGAAGACAATCACTGATAACCCCAAGAAGCTTGCTAACTTGATTGACCTTGCAAATCTTCCTTCCCCAGTTAGAGAATTTGTGGGTCAGTCTCAGATTTCACGTTTGGGTTGCTTCTTTCGTGTTTGGTCTTATATCAAAGAGAACAATCTTCAG GATCCAAACAACAAGAATCTTGTCAATTGTGATGAGAAATTGAGGAGTATTTTATTGGGCAAGCCTCAAGTTGAGCTGGCTGAACTTCCTGCACTTATCAAACTGCATTTTCCTAAAGTGCCAAAATAA